A part of Lacibacter sp. H407 genomic DNA contains:
- the arsS gene encoding arsenosugar biosynthesis radical SAM (seleno)protein ArsS (Some members of this family are selenoproteins.), translating to MSSNTKSLKAQGNSLADVHEQIEILEHGYNGNEYRLVPFQQKLESIGLYPLLSTQLEIFQINVGKMCNQVCKHCHVDAGPDRKEIMTRETMQLCLDILAANPSFKTVDLTGGAPELNPDFRWFVEEIKKLGKHIIVRCNLTIILANKRFHDLPDFFKQHQIEVASSLPSYSKDRTDRQRGDGVFEDSVKALQMLNAVGYGVEGTGLILNLVYNPAGAFLPAPQNALEKEYKAALKKDFNIVFNSLFTITNMPISRYLDYLLQTENYEKYMEKLIAAFNPAAASNVMCRTTLSIGWDGYIYDCDFNQMLEMKVSCKGSQHLSTFNAAALTNREIIINQHCYGCTAGMGSSCGGAVA from the coding sequence ATGAGCAGCAACACGAAATCATTAAAGGCACAGGGAAACAGTTTGGCAGATGTACATGAGCAGATCGAGATTTTAGAACATGGTTATAACGGCAACGAATATCGTCTGGTACCTTTTCAGCAAAAACTAGAGAGCATTGGTCTGTATCCATTACTGTCAACACAATTGGAAATATTCCAGATCAACGTTGGTAAAATGTGTAACCAGGTGTGCAAACATTGCCATGTGGATGCAGGCCCCGACCGTAAAGAGATCATGACCCGTGAAACCATGCAGTTGTGTCTGGATATACTTGCAGCCAATCCTTCATTTAAAACAGTTGACCTTACAGGCGGTGCACCGGAATTGAATCCGGATTTCCGTTGGTTTGTGGAAGAGATCAAAAAGCTTGGGAAGCATATCATCGTCCGTTGTAATCTCACCATCATTCTGGCAAATAAACGTTTTCATGACCTGCCTGATTTTTTCAAACAGCATCAAATAGAAGTTGCCTCATCTCTTCCCTCCTATTCAAAAGACCGTACAGACCGTCAGCGTGGTGATGGTGTATTTGAAGATTCGGTGAAAGCATTACAAATGTTAAATGCAGTTGGTTATGGAGTGGAAGGCACGGGGTTAATTCTGAACCTTGTTTACAATCCCGCCGGAGCTTTTTTACCGGCACCACAAAACGCTTTGGAAAAAGAATACAAAGCAGCGTTGAAAAAAGATTTCAATATCGTTTTCAATTCGTTGTTTACGATTACAAACATGCCTATCAGCCGTTATCTCGATTACCTGTTGCAAACAGAAAACTACGAGAAGTATATGGAAAAACTGATCGCTGCATTTAATCCGGCTGCTGCTTCAAACGTGATGTGCCGAACAACACTTTCCATTGGCTGGGATGGTTATATCTATGATTGTGATTTCAACCAGATGCTGGAAATGAAAGTATCGTGTAAAGGATCGCAGCATTTATCAACCTTTAATGCAGCAGCATTAACTAACAGAGAAATTATCATCAACCAGCATTGCTATGGCTGCACAGCCGGTATGGGCAGTAGTTGTGGAGGCGCTGTAGCCTAA